In Rhodococcus pseudokoreensis, the DNA window TCATGGACGGCGCCGGCCTACTCGCCGGTGCAGCAAACGTGATCATGCAGCTCTCCCACCCCGCCGTCGGATACGGCGTCGTGGAAAGCCGCGTCGAAAGCGGACAGATCTTCCGGCACCCGATCAAACGAACCCGGACCACCCTCACCTACCTCGTCGTCGCCGCGCGCGGCACCGAGGAAGAGAAGGCCCAGTTCCGCAACGGCGTCAACCGCGCCCACGCCAAGGTGCGGTCGGGGCCCGACAGCCCCGTGCAGTACAACGCGTTCGACCCCGAACTGCAGCTGTGGGTCGCGGCCTGCATCTACCGCGGGTTCGAGGACGTCCACCGCTCCATGCACGGCGAATTCACCCCCACCGAGAGCGAATACTTCTACCAGCAGGGCGCCACGTTCGGCACCACCCTGCAGGTGCCGAAGGAGATGTGGCCCGACGACCGAGCCGCCTTCGACGAGTACTGGGAGAAAGCGCTCGCCAACGTGTCGATCGACGACACCATCCGCGAATACCTGGTCGCCCTCGCCAAGGTCGAATTCATGCCCGCCGTCGTGTCACGGTTGTTCGGCCGCCTCAACCTGTTCTTCACCACCGGCTTCCTGCCGCCGCTGTTCCGCGACCAGATGCACCTCACCTGGACCGCCAAGGATCAGCGACGCTTCGACCGGACCATGAGCACCATCGGCGCCGTCAGCCGACGCATCCCCGTCACCATCCGCGAACTCCCCTACATCCTGCTCATGCGCGATCTCCGACGCAGAATGCGGACCGGCAAACCCCTCGTATGACACTCCACGCGTGTGCGCGCGTAGTCCGGATCACCATCTGATAATGTTGCCGCCGCAAGGTGTTGGGCCTGCCTACGGGCGCCCAATATCGTGCGCGCCGATGTAGTTCAATGGCAGAACATCAGCTTCCCAAGCTGAATACGCGGGTTCGATTCCCGTCATCGGCTCCATGGGGTGTTCACCCAATAGCGCCTGTTGGGTTCACCTATTGGCCCGGGATCGGATCCGGACGCTAATTTCGGCGCATTCGACGCTGTGACGCCCGTTTCCGACGAATCTTCGGTCAGCCTGCGAGACGTTCGACGCTGTGGGAGCAGCAATTCTGGTGAACCCGTGCCTGATGATGGGCTCTTTTTGCCAGGCAGGCGAGGTCGGCTACCGGGATCCGTGGATTCCGGTGCCGGGGCGGGGGCGCTATCTGCCCGGTCCCGTGGCGGCCAGGG includes these proteins:
- a CDS encoding oxygenase MpaB family protein, whose protein sequence is MSTSLEVPDRLELVMDGAGLLAGAANVIMQLSHPAVGYGVVESRVESGQIFRHPIKRTRTTLTYLVVAARGTEEEKAQFRNGVNRAHAKVRSGPDSPVQYNAFDPELQLWVAACIYRGFEDVHRSMHGEFTPTESEYFYQQGATFGTTLQVPKEMWPDDRAAFDEYWEKALANVSIDDTIREYLVALAKVEFMPAVVSRLFGRLNLFFTTGFLPPLFRDQMHLTWTAKDQRRFDRTMSTIGAVSRRIPVTIRELPYILLMRDLRRRMRTGKPLV